The Virgibacillus dokdonensis genome includes a window with the following:
- a CDS encoding TVP38/TMEM64 family protein encodes MLLLDIQLSDWEMIFDSETFDDYITQLLKNYENLGPIPGFLLPFIEAFFPFLPLVVFVFANAAAYGLFEGFILSWAGAAIGAILVFLIIRKLGDRKVFKIIRKNKQVRKVTAWLERHGFGPLFLLMCFPFSPSSVINVVSGLSKISTQQFILAVIMGKSVMIFSIAYVGSSIMEFAKNPVKTIVVGICIVLFWMIGKYIEKRLQKKAELREESDTRKD; translated from the coding sequence ATGCTTTTATTAGACATCCAACTATCCGATTGGGAAATGATTTTTGATAGTGAAACTTTTGATGATTACATTACGCAACTATTAAAAAATTATGAGAATCTAGGCCCTATCCCTGGTTTCCTGTTGCCATTTATTGAGGCGTTTTTTCCATTTTTGCCGCTAGTTGTATTCGTTTTTGCCAATGCTGCTGCTTATGGGCTGTTTGAAGGGTTTATTTTATCTTGGGCAGGTGCAGCAATAGGTGCTATTCTCGTCTTTTTAATTATTCGTAAGTTAGGTGATCGAAAAGTATTTAAAATAATTCGTAAAAATAAACAGGTGAGGAAAGTAACTGCATGGCTAGAAAGGCATGGTTTTGGACCACTGTTTTTATTAATGTGTTTCCCTTTTTCTCCGTCATCTGTTATTAATGTTGTTTCTGGATTGTCTAAAATTAGTACCCAACAATTTATCTTAGCCGTAATTATGGGGAAATCCGTCATGATTTTCTCCATTGCTTATGTTGGCTCAAGTATTATGGAATTTGCCAAGAATCCGGTGAAAACGATTGTTGTTGGAATATGTATCGTGTTATTTTGGATGATTGGTAAATATATTGAAAAGCGATTACAGAAAAAAGCGGAGTTGCGCGAAGAATCTGATACGAGGAAAGATTAA
- the hemE gene encoding uroporphyrinogen decarboxylase, protein MANKFNDTIIRAYKGESTNYTPAWFMRQAGRSQPEYRKLKEKYSLFEITHQPELCAYVTRLPVENYNVDAAILYKDIMSPLPALGVDVEIKSGIGPVIDNPIASLRDVEKLGAIDPQSDVPYVLETIRLLTQEQLQVPLIGFSGAPFTLASYMIEGGPSKNYSKTKAFMYQQREAWFLLMDKLADMTITYVEAQIEAGAQAIQIFDSWVGNLNASDYRIFIKPVMTRIFSELQRHDVPLILFGVGARHLLMEFNNLPVDVIGLDWRTSVQEARNMGVTKVLQGNLDPAILLTEWEMLEKRTQAILDEGLADGNHVFNLGHGVTPDIQPATLKRLTTFIHEYSQRNR, encoded by the coding sequence ATGGCAAACAAATTCAATGATACGATTATTCGAGCTTATAAAGGGGAATCTACGAATTATACACCAGCTTGGTTTATGCGTCAGGCTGGGAGGTCACAACCTGAATATAGAAAATTAAAAGAGAAGTATTCTTTATTTGAAATTACACATCAACCAGAATTATGTGCCTATGTAACGAGATTACCAGTAGAAAATTACAATGTAGACGCAGCCATTCTGTATAAAGATATCATGTCTCCACTGCCAGCATTAGGGGTGGATGTGGAAATTAAATCAGGTATTGGTCCAGTGATTGATAATCCAATTGCCTCTCTTCGTGATGTAGAAAAGCTTGGAGCAATTGATCCACAATCCGATGTTCCGTATGTATTGGAGACAATTCGCCTGTTGACACAAGAACAGTTACAAGTACCCTTAATCGGTTTTAGTGGCGCTCCTTTTACATTGGCGAGCTATATGATTGAGGGAGGACCATCAAAGAACTACAGTAAAACGAAAGCATTTATGTATCAGCAACGAGAAGCATGGTTTTTATTAATGGATAAATTGGCTGATATGACCATTACGTATGTAGAAGCTCAGATTGAAGCTGGTGCACAGGCTATTCAAATTTTTGATTCTTGGGTAGGTAATTTAAATGCATCTGATTACCGTATTTTTATTAAACCAGTAATGACAAGAATTTTTTCTGAACTGCAACGACATGATGTCCCACTCATTCTATTTGGTGTCGGCGCACGGCATTTATTGATGGAGTTTAACAATTTACCTGTTGATGTGATTGGGTTAGACTGGAGGACTTCCGTGCAAGAAGCAAGGAATATGGGAGTTACGAAAGTGTTGCAAGGAAATTTAGACCCAGCTATTTTGTTAACAGAATGGGAAATGCTAGAGAAGCGAACACAAGCTATATTGGATGAAGGCTTAGCAGATGGAAACCATGTTTTTAATCTTGGTCATGGCGTGACGCCAGATATTCAACCGGCTACATTAAAAAGATTAACTACGTTTATTCATGAGTATAGTCAGCGAAATAGGTGA
- the pepF gene encoding oligoendopeptidase F, whose translation MEKRPTRSKVPENLTWDLSDLFSTHKDWQNELEAIQKDVEQFAIFKGELGKEASALYQCLATYEAFQKRVMWVATYANLRNSTDGTDPSRQEDSAKVAQALAIIQAKLSFIQSEILEIPTETIGDFVKRHPELATYRKMLADLIEKKPYTLSSQIEELLASLSEVHDAPYVIYQRSTSSDMMFASITDEHGNELPMSAALYEDRYELTADNTARRNAYKSFVQTLRQYQHTYAAVYATEVTKQVVMARQRQYDNVTDMLLHPQQVTTDMYHNQLNIIQAELAPHMQRFARLKKEQLGLEELYLCDLKAPLDPDFNPVTTYEEATATIVDALGIMGEEYQQVIKQAIQNRWVDLADNIGKRTGAFCSSPYGVHPYILITWTDTMRGAFVLAHELGHAGHFYFAGKEQSLFNTRPSTYFVEAPSTLNELLLANHLLAKTDDERMKRWIITQLLGTYYHNFVTHLLEAEFQKRVYTLAENGTPLTAKVLSEQKKEALANFWGDKVTMDEGAGLTWMRQPHYYMGLYPYTYSAGLTVSTAVAQTIQQEGAPAAERWINVLKSGGTLKPLDLIQKAGVDMSSPEPIKKAVDFVGSLVDQLEASYQKEK comes from the coding sequence ATGGAGAAACGACCAACTCGTTCTAAAGTACCTGAAAACTTAACATGGGATTTATCAGATCTATTTTCTACACACAAAGATTGGCAAAACGAATTAGAGGCTATTCAAAAGGATGTAGAACAATTTGCGATTTTTAAAGGAGAATTAGGAAAAGAAGCTTCTGCATTATATCAATGCCTTGCCACCTACGAAGCTTTTCAAAAAAGAGTTATGTGGGTAGCAACCTATGCTAATTTACGAAACAGTACAGATGGAACAGACCCATCTCGTCAAGAAGATAGCGCAAAAGTAGCCCAAGCACTAGCAATAATTCAAGCAAAACTATCTTTTATTCAGTCAGAAATACTGGAAATACCTACAGAAACGATTGGGGATTTTGTAAAACGGCACCCCGAATTAGCAACGTACCGCAAAATGCTTGCTGATTTAATAGAAAAAAAACCTTATACATTGTCTTCGCAGATAGAAGAACTACTCGCTTCTCTTTCTGAAGTTCACGATGCGCCATATGTGATTTATCAGCGTAGTACATCATCCGATATGATGTTTGCTTCCATTACGGATGAGCATGGAAATGAACTTCCTATGTCTGCTGCATTGTATGAAGACCGTTATGAGCTAACTGCTGATAACACTGCTCGTAGAAATGCATATAAATCTTTTGTACAAACGCTTCGACAATATCAACATACATACGCTGCCGTTTATGCAACAGAAGTTACCAAGCAAGTGGTGATGGCAAGGCAACGTCAGTATGATAATGTCACAGATATGCTATTGCATCCACAACAGGTAACGACAGATATGTATCATAATCAACTAAATATTATTCAAGCAGAGCTCGCTCCTCATATGCAACGATTTGCTAGACTAAAAAAAGAACAATTGGGATTGGAAGAGTTATACTTATGCGATTTGAAAGCGCCGCTTGATCCAGACTTCAATCCGGTAACTACATATGAAGAAGCGACAGCTACAATTGTGGACGCTCTCGGTATTATGGGAGAAGAATATCAACAAGTTATAAAACAGGCTATTCAAAACCGTTGGGTCGACTTGGCTGATAACATTGGGAAAAGGACAGGTGCTTTTTGCTCCAGCCCTTATGGCGTACATCCCTATATCCTAATTACATGGACAGATACCATGCGCGGTGCATTTGTATTAGCTCATGAATTGGGACACGCAGGTCATTTTTACTTTGCCGGAAAAGAACAGTCTTTATTTAATACTCGTCCTTCAACGTACTTTGTTGAAGCACCTTCCACTTTAAATGAATTACTGCTCGCGAATCACTTATTAGCTAAAACAGATGATGAGCGAATGAAAAGATGGATTATCACCCAGTTATTAGGGACATATTATCATAATTTTGTGACGCATTTACTGGAGGCAGAATTCCAAAAAAGGGTGTATACGTTAGCCGAAAATGGAACGCCTTTAACAGCAAAAGTTCTTTCTGAACAAAAGAAAGAAGCTTTAGCGAATTTCTGGGGAGATAAAGTAACAATGGATGAAGGAGCCGGACTCACATGGATGCGTCAGCCACATTACTACATGGGACTCTACCCTTATACGTACTCTGCTGGTCTGACCGTCTCTACTGCTGTAGCACAGACTATCCAGCAAGAAGGGGCTCCAGCTGCCGAACGTTGGATTAACGTATTAAAATCTGGAGGAACACTAAAGCCGCTTGATTTAATTCAAAAAGCTGGTGTGGATATGTCTTCGCCTGAACCTATTAAGAAAGCTGTCGACTTTGTAGGATCACTTGTAGATCAATTAGAAGCAAGTTATCAGAAAGAAAAGTAA
- the lepB gene encoding signal peptidase I has product MKNKYRKVVFVILFGAMIIIASRSALFASYVVEGESMEPTLDDGNLLMVNKFVYDLTEVDRFDVIVFRANEKEDYVKRVIGIPGDTIYYQDDKLYINGNYVEEDFLQEYAQATLSNKPYTENFSLEEVTGETKVPKGKLFVMGDNRGESLDSRAFGFIAQTQLVGKVDVKYWPISQASLSLGN; this is encoded by the coding sequence ATGAAAAATAAATATCGGAAAGTGGTCTTTGTTATTTTGTTTGGGGCCATGATTATAATTGCTAGCAGGTCAGCTTTATTTGCCAGCTATGTGGTAGAAGGTGAATCAATGGAGCCAACTTTGGATGATGGGAACCTGCTAATGGTAAACAAGTTTGTGTATGATTTAACGGAAGTCGATCGGTTTGATGTGATTGTCTTTCGTGCTAATGAGAAAGAAGATTACGTCAAAAGAGTAATTGGAATTCCAGGGGATACGATTTATTACCAAGATGACAAATTATATATAAATGGGAATTATGTTGAAGAAGATTTTTTACAAGAATATGCGCAAGCTACGTTAAGTAATAAACCATATACAGAAAATTTCTCGCTGGAAGAAGTAACTGGAGAGACAAAAGTGCCAAAGGGCAAGCTATTCGTTATGGGAGATAACCGTGGGGAAAGTTTGGATAGTCGTGCATTTGGATTTATTGCACAGACGCAGTTGGTCGGCAAAGTAGATGTGAAATATTGGCCTATTTCTCAAGCTAGTCTAAGTCTGGGTAACTAG
- the yhfH gene encoding protein YhfH translates to MLNVLEFFRNLPKKKCSKCGNDMLEKADCYGNLCDECDHPAR, encoded by the coding sequence ATGCTCAACGTTCTTGAATTTTTCAGAAATTTACCTAAGAAAAAATGTAGTAAATGTGGAAATGATATGTTAGAAAAAGCAGACTGCTATGGAAATTTATGTGACGAATGTGATCATCCAGCAAGATAA
- a CDS encoding IS4 family transposase has product MNKNTLKSSFGKWVSPINTKKLFEQVEENKQDYYTKKLTTAGYIKLMLLAQLQGFESLEEMSDALIDDGLQKALGFESISTSQLSRKNNEMNPMILSHLFLDLVYKIKGIQFKNGKYMPLKIIDSSTLPLNLTNHKWAKFRKTKAGVKLHLRLIFMNKDTVYPEKAVITTAKEHDRNQLEVLVDDKEAMYVFDRGYVDYERFDRMTDEGYFFVSRLKKNAITREVESFSIPKDSTVLSDKMVYIGSTQNRTENVFRLLEVVDTKGNILRLITNRFDLNSEEISEIYRQRWAIELFFKWLKQHVEIKHFYGMSETAIQNQIFLALIAYCLHVLIQLEMRSKKSLLRISRWLNKALWKPAYIWIRRFDDRSIP; this is encoded by the coding sequence ATGAACAAGAATACACTAAAATCATCATTTGGTAAATGGGTTTCACCTATAAATACGAAAAAACTATTTGAACAAGTAGAAGAAAATAAACAAGATTACTACACAAAAAAGCTAACAACTGCAGGGTATATAAAGCTCATGTTACTTGCCCAACTGCAAGGATTCGAGAGCTTGGAAGAAATGAGCGATGCCCTAATAGATGATGGACTTCAGAAAGCACTGGGGTTTGAATCGATTAGTACATCTCAGCTATCAAGGAAGAATAATGAAATGAATCCAATGATCCTTTCCCATTTATTCTTGGACCTTGTTTACAAAATAAAAGGTATCCAATTTAAAAACGGGAAATACATGCCATTGAAAATCATTGATTCTAGCACGCTTCCATTAAACTTAACGAATCATAAGTGGGCAAAGTTCCGTAAAACAAAAGCAGGAGTTAAGCTACATTTACGACTTATATTTATGAATAAAGATACCGTCTATCCTGAAAAAGCAGTGATTACAACAGCCAAAGAACATGACAGAAATCAACTGGAAGTTCTCGTAGACGACAAAGAAGCCATGTATGTGTTTGACCGTGGATACGTTGATTATGAACGATTTGATCGAATGACAGATGAAGGCTATTTTTTCGTATCAAGACTGAAGAAAAACGCCATCACTCGTGAAGTAGAATCATTTTCTATACCTAAAGATTCTACGGTTTTATCCGACAAGATGGTTTACATCGGTTCGACGCAAAATCGTACAGAGAATGTATTCCGCCTACTTGAAGTAGTGGATACAAAGGGAAACATTCTACGATTAATTACTAACCGTTTCGATCTAAATTCCGAAGAAATTAGTGAAATTTACCGTCAACGGTGGGCCATAGAGCTATTTTTCAAATGGCTCAAACAGCATGTAGAGATCAAACACTTTTATGGCATGAGCGAAACTGCCATTCAAAATCAAATCTTCCTTGCGCTCATTGCTTACTGTTTACATGTACTTATCCAGTTAGAGATGAGGAGTAAGAAGTCCTTACTCCGAATTAGCCGCTGGTTAAATAAAGCGCTGTGGAAACCTGCGTACATCTGGATTCGCAGATTTGACGATAGATCTATTCCGTAA
- the hemY gene encoding protoporphyrinogen oxidase codes for MNNSKQIVIIGGGITGLSAAYYLQKQLVEKQLPYKVKLVEASSHLGGKIRTLHRDGFTIEQGADSMLIRKQPAMKLVEELHLEDQIVRNATGKSYILKGNKFHRMPQDTYMGIPKNARSIWNSTLISPKGKLRALADLWKGKRKEETDESLAAFFRRRFGNELLHNQIETLLSGIHSGNIEEMSLKASYPQFRQLEQEYGSLMKGLNKTIPKVAKDKGKGPAPGAFFSFQNGLGTLVDRLAEEIGEENMMLQTAVDHIEKKEHGYHVLLSDGNVYKADAVIIATPHFTVPKIFSQYDFFQPFVEVPATSTANIVLAFDKVKIKKDIDGTGFLVNKNSNYHITACTWTHKKWPLTTPEGKVLMRCYVGGPDNEEIVEASDDALTDIVLKDLHKAMKLKGDPTFSVVTRWRNGRPQYTLGHLERLAEIRKQARLQLPGVFLTGCSYDGQGIPDCIEQGERTAQKALHFVLR; via the coding sequence ATGAATAATTCAAAACAAATTGTCATTATAGGCGGCGGTATAACAGGTTTATCTGCTGCCTATTATTTACAAAAACAGCTCGTTGAAAAGCAACTTCCTTATAAGGTGAAGCTTGTGGAAGCAAGTAGTCATCTAGGGGGGAAAATAAGAACGTTGCACCGGGATGGATTTACGATTGAACAAGGTGCAGACTCGATGTTAATTCGTAAACAGCCGGCTATGAAATTAGTGGAAGAGCTACATCTTGAAGATCAAATTGTTCGTAATGCTACGGGAAAATCCTATATTTTGAAGGGAAATAAGTTCCACCGTATGCCACAAGATACCTATATGGGAATTCCAAAAAATGCGCGTTCTATATGGAATTCTACATTAATTTCTCCGAAAGGAAAATTAAGAGCTTTGGCAGATTTATGGAAGGGAAAACGAAAAGAAGAAACAGATGAGTCTTTAGCAGCTTTTTTTAGACGTCGCTTTGGAAATGAATTACTCCATAACCAGATTGAAACGCTGTTATCTGGAATTCATTCTGGAAATATAGAAGAAATGAGTTTAAAAGCTTCTTACCCACAATTTCGCCAATTGGAGCAAGAATATGGCAGTTTAATGAAAGGGTTAAACAAAACTATTCCCAAAGTTGCAAAAGATAAAGGGAAAGGGCCGGCACCTGGTGCTTTCTTTTCCTTTCAAAACGGTTTAGGTACTCTAGTAGATCGTTTAGCAGAAGAAATTGGAGAAGAGAATATGATGCTCCAAACAGCGGTTGATCATATTGAAAAAAAGGAACACGGCTATCATGTACTGTTAAGTGATGGAAATGTTTATAAAGCAGATGCTGTTATTATAGCTACACCACATTTTACCGTGCCGAAAATATTTAGTCAGTATGATTTCTTTCAACCTTTTGTGGAGGTACCTGCCACATCAACAGCTAATATTGTGTTGGCGTTTGATAAGGTGAAAATAAAAAAAGATATAGATGGCACAGGCTTTCTTGTTAACAAGAACAGCAATTACCATATTACTGCTTGTACATGGACACATAAGAAATGGCCGTTAACAACCCCAGAAGGGAAAGTTTTAATGCGCTGTTATGTTGGGGGACCGGATAACGAAGAAATAGTCGAGGCGTCAGATGATGCGCTAACAGACATTGTGCTAAAAGATTTACATAAAGCAATGAAATTAAAAGGTGATCCGACATTTAGTGTTGTTACACGTTGGCGAAATGGAAGACCGCAATATACACTCGGGCACTTGGAACGACTTGCTGAAATTAGAAAACAAGCTAGGCTGCAGTTACCTGGTGTTTTTTTAACAGGTTGCTCCTATGATGGTCAAGGTATTCCAGACTGCATTGAACAAGGAGAAAGAACAGCTCAAAAAGCATTACATTTTGTTTTACGTTAA
- the hemH gene encoding ferrochelatase, whose product MEKKKMGLLVMAYGTPYKEEDIERYYTHIRHGRKPEAEALQDLKDRYKAIGGISPLAKITNQQVEKLEATLNAVQNEYDFKAYTGLKHIEPFIEDAVQQMAEDGMEEAVSIVLAPHFSTFSVQSYNKRANNEAEKYGITITSVESWYDEPGFIKYWADQITDVYAKMADEEREKAVLIVSAHSLPEKILQDGDPYPQQLEETAKLISEATGIKNYEIGWQSEGNTPDPWLGPDVQDLTRDLYEQKGYQAFVYAPVGFIADHLEVLYDNDYECKVVCDEIGASYYRPEMPNVHPQFIHTLSDVVLKQVKREPNE is encoded by the coding sequence ATGGAAAAAAAGAAAATGGGATTATTAGTGATGGCTTATGGAACACCATACAAGGAAGAGGACATTGAACGGTATTATACGCATATTCGCCACGGCAGAAAGCCTGAAGCAGAAGCATTGCAAGACTTAAAAGATCGTTACAAAGCAATTGGAGGCATATCTCCATTGGCAAAAATAACGAATCAGCAAGTGGAAAAACTGGAGGCAACATTAAATGCAGTTCAAAACGAATATGACTTTAAAGCATATACTGGGTTAAAACATATTGAGCCATTTATTGAGGATGCTGTGCAACAAATGGCTGAAGATGGTATGGAAGAAGCGGTGTCAATAGTTTTAGCACCACATTTTTCTACTTTTAGCGTACAATCCTATAATAAACGAGCAAACAATGAAGCTGAAAAATATGGTATTACGATTACTTCAGTGGAAAGCTGGTATGATGAGCCTGGTTTTATTAAATATTGGGCTGATCAAATTACCGACGTTTATGCCAAGATGGCAGACGAGGAACGGGAAAAAGCAGTGCTGATTGTTTCTGCCCATAGTTTGCCTGAGAAAATTTTACAGGATGGTGACCCTTATCCACAACAGTTAGAAGAAACCGCCAAACTAATTTCAGAAGCAACTGGGATTAAGAATTATGAAATTGGTTGGCAAAGTGAAGGCAACACGCCAGATCCTTGGTTAGGACCAGATGTACAGGATCTTACAAGAGATCTTTACGAGCAAAAGGGATACCAAGCTTTTGTTTACGCACCTGTAGGTTTTATAGCCGACCATTTAGAAGTGTTATATGACAATGATTACGAATGCAAAGTAGTTTGTGATGAAATAGGTGCATCCTATTATCGACCAGAGATGCCAAACGTACATCCACAATTTATTCATACATTAAGCGATGTTGTACTAAAGCAAGTAAAGCGTGAACCGAATGAATAA
- a CDS encoding competence protein ComK, whose amino-acid sequence MFNFYTDPPEITPFTAALVARRDSNNKAMTMVLEDQEEYAVGCSPSKVMDHACKYFGSSLKGRQDGTRDVCGITHKAPVTIDPLSGMYFFPTISPSSSQCTWIAHSHIEQVQRKHEYGTEIIFLNGKSIELDISYGSMINQIQRTAQFRYLLNNRLKFLKKHIAPSESTFSSTPQT is encoded by the coding sequence ATGTTTAACTTCTACACAGATCCTCCCGAAATCACCCCTTTTACTGCTGCCTTGGTAGCTCGACGAGACTCCAACAACAAAGCAATGACGATGGTGCTTGAAGATCAGGAAGAATATGCAGTTGGTTGCTCCCCGAGTAAGGTGATGGATCACGCTTGTAAGTATTTTGGCAGCAGTTTAAAAGGAAGACAGGATGGAACGCGTGATGTTTGCGGTATTACCCATAAAGCCCCCGTTACAATTGATCCATTAAGCGGCATGTATTTTTTTCCAACGATTTCTCCTTCGAGCTCTCAGTGTACATGGATTGCCCATTCCCATATCGAACAAGTTCAAAGAAAGCATGAATATGGGACGGAAATTATCTTTCTAAATGGAAAAAGCATTGAATTAGACATTTCCTATGGGTCGATGATAAACCAAATTCAGCGAACAGCTCAATTTCGGTATTTATTAAATAACCGACTCAAGTTTTTAAAGAAGCACATTGCTCCTTCAGAATCGACTTTCTCATCAACTCCTCAAACATAA
- a CDS encoding lipoate--protein ligase gives MKFIDNQGILDPAMNLALEQYIVENFGEKDTFLLFYVNQPSIIIGRNQNTIEEINTHYVNEHDIKVVRRLSGGGAVYHDEGNLNFSFITKDDGNSFQNFAKFTQPVVEALNKLGVPAELKGRNDLVVEGRKISGNAMYATKGKMFSHGTLMLDSEIDKVVSALKVNKEKIASKGIKSIRSRVANISEFFNQKISMDEFKHVILRHVFDVEDISEVPRYELTEEDWKNVKQISRDRYNNWDWNYGKSPSFNIQASHKFDAGLVDVRLDVKKGIIENCKIYGDFFGVGEINVLENSLIGVRHQQEAIEEALTNVEVPRYLGKISKEDFIQLIY, from the coding sequence ATGAAATTCATTGATAATCAAGGTATTTTAGACCCAGCTATGAACTTAGCATTGGAACAGTATATTGTAGAAAACTTTGGTGAAAAAGATACATTTTTATTGTTTTATGTGAATCAACCTTCCATTATTATTGGACGCAATCAAAATACGATTGAAGAAATAAATACGCATTATGTTAACGAACATGATATTAAAGTTGTACGCCGTTTATCTGGGGGCGGGGCCGTTTACCATGATGAAGGAAACTTAAACTTTAGTTTCATTACAAAAGATGATGGGAATAGCTTTCAAAATTTTGCTAAGTTCACCCAGCCTGTAGTAGAAGCATTAAATAAGTTAGGTGTGCCTGCCGAATTGAAAGGACGTAACGATTTAGTTGTCGAAGGTCGTAAAATCTCAGGGAATGCCATGTATGCGACGAAAGGAAAGATGTTCAGTCATGGGACGCTCATGCTTGACTCTGAAATTGATAAAGTTGTATCAGCGCTTAAAGTAAACAAAGAAAAAATAGCTTCCAAAGGAATTAAGTCCATCCGCAGTCGGGTAGCAAACATTTCCGAGTTTTTCAATCAAAAAATATCCATGGACGAATTTAAACACGTTATTTTACGGCATGTATTTGATGTGGAGGATATCTCTGAAGTTCCACGTTATGAATTAACAGAAGAAGATTGGAAAAATGTTAAACAAATATCACGTGACCGCTATAATAACTGGGATTGGAATTACGGCAAGTCGCCATCGTTTAATATTCAAGCTTCCCATAAATTTGATGCAGGTCTTGTTGATGTTCGTTTAGACGTCAAGAAAGGAATAATAGAGAATTGTAAAATTTATGGTGACTTTTTCGGTGTTGGAGAGATCAACGTTTTGGAAAATAGTCTTATTGGTGTCCGTCATCAACAAGAAGCAATTGAAGAAGCGTTGACCAATGTTGAAGTTCCTCGTTATTTAGGAAAGATATCGAAAGAAGACTTTATTCAGTTAATCTATTAA
- a CDS encoding fatty acid--CoA ligase family protein gives MNISKQLSCTAQEYANKPAYIFEHQPTSYKDLDQAVTLFASGLAAIGYKKGDHIALVVGNSPYYIIGLYGALRLGLVVIPINPLYTPSELSYILHNGDVKAVITLDRLLEKFQAIDGELSISNYIVCDSGAGEQPIPMERERLHAFSEVLQLGDPYFDQPDLQSDDLAIILYTSGTTGTPKGAMLSHHNLYSNAKDVADYLSINDKDKVIAALPMFHVFCLTVSLNAPLMNGGTVIVLPKFSPSAVFELSTTYQATIFAGVPTMYNYLLQAKREDKENPFATIRFCISGGASMPVALLKGFEQAFDVTISEGYGLSEASPVTCFNPLDRPRKPGSIGCSIQGVENKIVDEWGEEVPVGEVGELIVRGPNVMLGYYKLTEETAAALKNGWLYTGDMARKDDEGYFFIVDRKKDMILVGGYNVYPREVEEVFYRHPNVIEVAVIGTPDPETGEEVQCFVVTDENDVTAEELISFCQTYLAKYKVPANIIFLDELPKNTTGKILRKNLKEQVLQ, from the coding sequence ATGAATATAAGTAAGCAATTGTCCTGTACTGCGCAAGAATATGCGAATAAGCCAGCATATATCTTTGAGCATCAGCCAACGAGTTATAAGGATCTCGATCAAGCTGTGACTTTATTTGCTTCTGGGTTAGCAGCAATTGGTTATAAAAAAGGTGATCACATTGCTTTAGTTGTCGGAAATAGCCCTTATTACATTATTGGTCTATATGGTGCTCTAAGGCTGGGGTTAGTGGTTATTCCAATTAATCCATTATATACACCAAGTGAACTGAGTTATATTTTACATAATGGAGATGTCAAGGCGGTAATAACGTTAGACCGATTACTAGAAAAATTTCAGGCGATAGATGGGGAACTAAGTATTTCTAATTACATTGTTTGTGATTCTGGGGCAGGAGAACAACCAATACCGATGGAAAGAGAAAGATTGCATGCTTTTTCTGAGGTGCTACAATTAGGAGATCCGTATTTCGACCAACCAGATCTGCAAAGTGATGATTTGGCCATTATTTTATATACATCTGGGACAACTGGTACACCAAAGGGAGCCATGCTTTCTCACCACAATTTGTATTCCAATGCAAAAGATGTTGCAGATTATTTAAGTATAAATGATAAAGACAAAGTAATTGCTGCTTTACCCATGTTTCATGTGTTTTGCTTAACGGTTTCCCTTAATGCGCCTTTAATGAATGGCGGGACAGTTATCGTTTTACCAAAATTTTCACCTTCTGCCGTATTTGAATTAAGTACAACCTATCAAGCAACTATTTTTGCTGGGGTACCGACGATGTATAATTATTTATTGCAAGCAAAGCGGGAAGATAAAGAAAATCCATTTGCAACGATCCGGTTCTGTATTTCTGGAGGGGCATCTATGCCAGTAGCTTTGTTAAAGGGATTTGAGCAAGCTTTTGATGTCACCATATCTGAAGGCTATGGATTATCTGAAGCTTCACCGGTAACTTGCTTTAATCCGTTAGATCGACCACGTAAACCGGGGTCGATCGGCTGCAGTATTCAAGGGGTTGAAAACAAGATTGTAGACGAATGGGGCGAAGAAGTGCCTGTTGGCGAGGTTGGGGAATTAATCGTTCGCGGTCCCAATGTAATGCTAGGCTATTATAAGCTTACGGAAGAAACAGCTGCTGCTTTAAAAAATGGCTGGTTATATACGGGAGATATGGCACGAAAGGATGACGAAGGTTATTTTTTTATCGTTGACCGGAAAAAAGATATGATTTTAGTAGGTGGCTATAATGTGTATCCTCGTGAAGTAGAAGAAGTCTTCTATAGGCATCCAAATGTAATAGAAGTAGCTGTAATAGGTACGCCTGATCCAGAAACTGGTGAGGAGGTACAATGCTTTGTTGTGACAGATGAAAATGACGTAACCGCGGAAGAATTAATTTCATTTTGCCAGACGTATTTAGCAAAATATAAAGTCCCTGCAAACATCATTTTTTTAGATGAATTACCAAAGAATACAACTGGAAAAATTTTAAGGAAAAACTTAAAGGAACAAGTACTTCAATGA